A section of the Nitrososphaerota archaeon genome encodes:
- a CDS encoding endonuclease III, with the protein MLRDMYPDDETALDNVSRRADPFKVLIATILSHRTRDEATKVASDNLFRLYSSARELAEADPKQIEQFIRPVGFYRVKAKRIIEVSKIISEKFGGVVPDEFEALMSLPSVGRKTANCVLVYGFGKPALPVDTHVHRISNRLGLVRTKTPEETEEALKKVIEKKYWVKINDLLVKFGQRICRPIKPRCEICTLRAFCSFYRQNKRG; encoded by the coding sequence GTATCCAGATGACGAAACCGCTTTAGATAATGTGTCGAGAAGGGCAGACCCCTTTAAGGTTCTTATAGCAACCATACTATCGCATAGAACTAGGGATGAGGCAACTAAGGTAGCTTCAGATAACCTCTTCAGACTCTACAGCAGCGCTAGGGAGTTGGCTGAGGCAGACCCCAAGCAGATCGAGCAGTTCATAAGGCCTGTGGGCTTCTACCGAGTGAAGGCTAAGAGGATAATAGAGGTCTCTAAGATAATATCTGAGAAGTTTGGTGGAGTTGTTCCAGATGAATTTGAGGCGCTGATGTCGCTTCCATCGGTCGGGCGTAAGACCGCTAACTGCGTGCTGGTCTATGGATTTGGGAAGCCTGCTCTGCCAGTAGATACTCACGTGCATAGGATATCTAACCGACTAGGCTTAGTCCGCACGAAGACCCCTGAAGAAACGGAGGAAGCCTTGAAAAAGGTCATAGAGAAGAAATATTGGGTGAAGATCAACGATCTCCTCGTAAAGTTTGGGCAGAGGATATGCAGACCGATCAAACCGAGGTGTGAGATCTGCACACTCAGAGCATTCTGCAGCTTCTACCGCCAGAATAAACGAGGATAA